A genomic stretch from Brucella sp. BE17 includes:
- a CDS encoding LysR family transcriptional regulator yields the protein MKKPGKQNWEVGMNLIYFSAFRAVMLTGTVSAAAELIGRSQPAVSRLLNKLETELGVTLFERRKGLITPTSVAHLLLDEIDRAYTSLDSLRNFAATVAEGETSRVTAAAMPALGISFMPQALKKFKESWPQTRVQLNIRLSAKIEEWAASQQLDFGLAELPFRRSGFQTEVFSDAPYIAAVPRDHPLASRHKIEPPDLRNVPFVSFASFTPAGPVVAQAFRAAGEKLDPAYETTISAAAYEFAKIGLGIALIDPYTAIHQLDDRVKLVPFLPKIPFNVALLRPYSRPQSRVSEALLDLLFSERDAALAKLPHF from the coding sequence TACTTCTCAGCCTTCCGGGCAGTAATGCTAACAGGAACGGTGAGTGCCGCTGCTGAACTCATAGGGCGAAGCCAACCCGCCGTCAGTCGGCTTTTGAATAAGCTTGAAACCGAATTGGGCGTTACTCTTTTTGAGCGCAGAAAAGGGTTGATCACACCGACATCGGTTGCCCACCTTCTTCTGGATGAAATCGATCGAGCGTATACATCTCTCGATTCTTTGCGAAACTTTGCGGCAACTGTTGCCGAAGGTGAGACCAGTCGCGTTACTGCGGCTGCTATGCCCGCTCTTGGGATAAGTTTCATGCCTCAGGCGCTAAAGAAGTTTAAAGAAAGCTGGCCCCAAACACGTGTGCAGCTGAATATACGACTTTCTGCCAAGATCGAAGAATGGGCTGCGTCACAACAACTGGATTTTGGTCTTGCTGAGCTCCCGTTCCGCAGATCTGGCTTTCAAACGGAAGTTTTCAGCGACGCCCCTTATATTGCTGCTGTGCCGCGCGACCACCCTCTCGCGAGCCGCCACAAAATTGAGCCGCCGGATCTTCGAAATGTACCCTTCGTATCATTTGCCTCATTTACCCCAGCTGGTCCGGTCGTCGCGCAGGCATTCCGCGCGGCGGGTGAAAAACTGGACCCAGCTTATGAAACAACGATTTCCGCTGCGGCATATGAATTTGCCAAAATTGGTCTGGGGATCGCGCTTATAGACCCTTATACAGCCATTCATCAACTTGATGATCGCGTGAAACTGGTGCCGTTCCTGCCTAAAATACCGTTCAACGTGGCGCTTCTTCGCCCTTATTCCCGTCCGCAAAGTCGCGTGTCGGAGGCGCTTCTGGATCTTTTGTTCAGCGAACGCGACGCGGCGTTGGCGAAGTTACCGCATTTTTAA